From the Conger conger chromosome 14, fConCon1.1, whole genome shotgun sequence genome, one window contains:
- the LOC133109717 gene encoding serine/threonine-protein kinase pim-3-like — protein MLCLLSNISHMCFHQVALKYVLKDEEEMHPRKKLSKPKEVGLFEMVNKLSGHPNILKLYNWFDRPASYVMAMERPNPCKDLFTYRQDQGGVLDEDEARNVTSQLLGALQHCEDQGVVHRDVKPENILIQTDTKEIKLIDFGCGDPLKNTAYTDFSGTPEYLPIEWFQKEKFLAGPGTVWSVGVTLYNLVCGGDPFTSYTSKGMRHVEISAGLSPEIKDFICCCLRPQARDRPTLEQLQLHPWILKHF, from the exons ATGCTGTGTTTGCTATCAAATATATCTCACATGTGTTTTCATCAGGTGGCCCTTAAATATGTTCTGAAAGATGAAGAGGAAATGCAC CCTAGGAAGAAATTGTCCAAGCCCAAGGAAGTCGGACTATTTGAAATGGTTAACAAACTATCAGGTCATCCCAACATCTTGAAACTGTACAACTGGTTCGATAGACCTGCGTCTTATGTAATGGCAATGGAGCGCCCCAACCCCTGCAAGGATCTGTTCACATACCGCCAGGATCAGGGGGGCGTCCTGGATGAGGACGAGGCGCGCAATGTTACCAGTCAGCTGCTGGGCGCGCTGCAGCACTGTGAAGACCAAGGAGTGGTGCACCGGGACGTGAAGCCCGAGAACATCTTGATCCAGACGGACACCAAGGAAATCAAACTGATCGACTTCGGGTGTGGAGACCCGCTGAAGAACACCGCCTACACTGACTTCTCTG GGACCCCCGAATACTTGCCAATTGAGTGGTTCCAGAAAGAGAAGTTCCTTGCAGGCCCTGGGACTGTGTGGTCAGTGGGCGTAACCCTGTATAACCTCGTTTGCGGCGGCGATCCCTTCACTTCTTACACCAGCAAGGGAATGCGACATGTGGAGATCAGTGCCGGGCTGTCACCAG AAATCAAGGACTTCATTTGCTGTTGCCTGAGGCCCCAGGCAAGAGACCGACCCACCCTGGAGCAGCTGCAACTCCACCCCTGGATCCTGAAACACTTCTAA
- the LOC133109718 gene encoding serine/threonine-protein kinase pim-3-like isoform X2 has translation MHPRKKLSKPKEVGLFEMVNKLSGHPNILKLYNWFDRPASYVMAMERPNPCKDLFTYCQDQGGVLDEDEARNVTSQLLGALQHCEDQGVVHRDVKPENILIQTDTKEIKLIDFGCGDPLKNTAYTDFSGTPEYLPIEWFQKEKFLAGPGTVWSVGVTLYNLVCGGDPFTSYTSKGMRHVEISAGLSPEIKDFICCCLRPQARDRPTLEQLQLHPWILKHF, from the exons ATGCAC CCTAGGAAGAAATTGTCCAAGCCCAAGGAAGTCGGACTATTTGAAATGGTTAACAAACTATCAGGTCATCCCAACATCTTGAAACTGTACAACTGGTTCGATAGACCTGCGTCTTATGTAATGGCAATGGAGCGCCCCAACCCCTGCAAGGATCTGTTCACATACTGCCAGGATCAGGGGGGCGTCCTGGATGAGGACGAGGCGCGCAATGTTACCAGTCAGCTGCTGGGCGCGCTGCAGCACTGTGAAGACCAAGGAGTGGTGCACCGGGACGTGAAGCCCGAGAACATCTTGATCCAGACGGACACCAAGGAAATCAAACTGATCGACTTCGGGTGTGGAGACCCGCTGAAGAACACCGCCTACACTGACTTCTCTG GGACCCCCGAATACTTGCCAATTGAGTGGTTCCAGAAAGAGAAGTTCCTTGCAGGCCCTGGGACTGTGTGGTCAGTGGGCGTAACCCTGTATAACCTCGTTTGCGGCGGCGATCCCTTCACTTCTTACACCAGCAAGGGAATGCGACATGTGGAGATCAGTGCCGGGCTGTCACCAG AAATCAAGGACTTCATTTGCTGTTGCCTGAGGCCCCAGGCAAGAGACCGACCCACCCTGGAGCAGCTGCAACTCCACCCCTGGATCCTGAAACACTTCTAA
- the LOC133109418 gene encoding guanine nucleotide-binding protein-like 3 → MSKFRLSPPTAPAPAPAPAPDVKDGRTQKESQEGRKNTGHASLFKEAGQREAELRKQRLENLQEKQKASRERERQSEFEKKENEMQNLEKHVNFENENSRKAYYREFKKVIERADVILEVLDARDPLGCRCPQVEQAVVQSGTNKKIVLVLNKIDLVSKEIVEKWIKYLRNEFPTVAFKASTQQQNRNLKRSSVPITQASSELLGSSACVGADLLMKLLGNYCRNLNIKTTITVGVVGFPNVGKSSLINSLKRARTCSVGATPGVTRHLQEVHLDKHIKLLDCPGIVMATSTSDAGMILRNCMKIEQLVDPMEPVAAILRRCNRNEVKDGRTQKESQEGRKNTGHASLFKEAGQREAELRKQRLENLQEKQKASRERERQSEFEKKENEMQNLEKHVNFENENSRKAYYREFKKVIERADVILEVLDARDPLGCRCPQVEQAVVQSGTNKKIVLVLNKIDLVSKEIVEKWIKYLRNEFPTVAFKASTQQQNRNLKRSSVPITQASSELLGSSACVGADLLMKLLGNYCRNLNIKTTITVGVVGFPNVGKSSLINSLKRARACSVGATPGVTRHLQEVHLDKHIKLLDCPGIVMATSTSDAGMILRNCMKIEQLVDPMEPVAAILRRCNRNEVLSGCSWCDPQ, encoded by the exons ATGAGCAAGTTCCGGTTgtccccccccaccgcccccgcccccgcccccgcccccgcccccgat GTTAAAGATGGGAGGACACAAAAAGAGTCACAAGAAGGAAGGAAGAACACAGGACATGCCAGTCTCTTTAAGGAGGCTggccagagagaggcagaactACGGAAGCAAAGG CTTGAAAACCTCCAGGAGAAACAGAAGGCGTCACGTGAAAGAGAGCGACAGAGCGAATTCGAGAAGAAG GAAAATGAGATGCAGAATTTGGAAAAACATGtcaattttgaaaatgaaaactcaAGGAAGGCGTACTACAGGGAATTTAAGAAG GTGATTGAAAGGGCAGACGTTATTCTGGAGGTTCTGGATGCACGTGACCCTCTGGGCTGCCGATGTCCACAGGTGGAGCAGGCAGTGGTTCAGAGTGGCACCAACAAAAAAATAGTTCTGGTGCTAAACAAGATTG ATCTGGTTTCAAAGGAGATTGTAGAAAAGTGGATAAAGTACCTTCGGAACGAGTTCCCTACTGTGGCCTTCAAAGCCTCCACTCagcaacagaacagaaacctg AAGCGCAGCAGTGTGCCCATAACGCAGGCCTCCTCTGAGCTCCTGGGCagcagtgcgtgtgtgggggCCGACCTCCTGATGAAACTCCTGGGGAATTACTGCCGCAACCTCAACATCAAGACCACCATCACCGTGGGTGTGGTGG GCTTCCCCAATGTGGGAAAGAGCAGTCTGATCAACAGTCTGAAGCGTGCTCGCACTTGCAGTGTGGGAGCCACACCAGGTGTTACCAG GCACCTTCAGGAGGTACACCTGGACAAGCACATCAAGCTTCTGGACTGCCCAGGTATCGTCATGGCGACCTCCACGTCAGACGCAGGGATGATCCTGCGGAACTGCATGAAGATCGAACAGCTGGTGGACCCCATGGAGCCAGTGGCAGCCATCCTCAGACGCTGCAACAGGAATGAG GTTAAAGATGGGAGGACACAAAAAGAGTCACAAGAAGGAAGGAAGAACACAGGACATGCCAGTCTCTTTAAGGAGGCTggccagagagaggcagaactACGGAAGCAAAGG CTTGAAAACCTCCAGGAGAAACAGAAGGCGTCACGTGAAAGAGAGCGACAGAGCGAATTCGAGAAGAAG GAAAATGAGATGCAGAATTTGGAAAAACATGtcaattttgaaaatgaaaactcaAGGAAGGCGTACTACAGGGAATTTAAGAAG GTGATTGAAAGGGCAGACGTTATTCTGGAGGTTCTGGATGCACGTGACCCTCTGGGCTGCCGATGTCCACAGGTGGAGCAGGCAGTGGTTCAGAGTGGCACCAACAAAAAAATAGTTCTGGTGCTAAACAAGATTG ATCTGGTTTCAAAGGAGATTGTAGAAAAGTGGATAAAGTACCTTCGGAACGAGTTCCCTACTGTGGCCTTCAAAGCCTCCACTCagcaacagaacagaaacctg AAGCGCAGCAGTGTGCCCATAACGCAGGCCTCCTCTGAGCTCCTGGGCagcagtgcgtgtgtgggggCCGACCTCCTGATGAAACTCCTGGGGAATTACTGCCGCAACCTCAACATCAAGACCACCATCACCGTGGGTGTGGTGG GCTTCCCCAATGTGGGAAAGAGCAGTCTGATCAACAGTCTGAAGCGTGCTCGCGCTTGCAGTGTGGGAGCCACACCAGGTGTTACCAG GCACCTTCAGGAGGTACACCTGGACAAGCACATCAAGCTTCTGGACTGCCCAGGTATCGTCATGGCGACCTCCACGTCAGACGCAGGGATGATCCTGCGGAACTGCATGAAGATCGAACAGCTGGTGGACCCCATGGAGCCAGTGGCAGCCATCCTCAGACGCTGCAACAGGAATGAGGTACTTAGTGGATGCTCTTGGTGTGACCCTCAGTGA
- the LOC133109718 gene encoding serine/threonine-protein kinase pim-3-like isoform X1, translated as MLCANLARLSPKLLDVSPQPRKKLSKPKEVGLFEMVNKLSGHPNILKLYNWFDRPASYVMAMERPNPCKDLFTYCQDQGGVLDEDEARNVTSQLLGALQHCEDQGVVHRDVKPENILIQTDTKEIKLIDFGCGDPLKNTAYTDFSGTPEYLPIEWFQKEKFLAGPGTVWSVGVTLYNLVCGGDPFTSYTSKGMRHVEISAGLSPEIKDFICCCLRPQARDRPTLEQLQLHPWILKHF; from the exons ATGTTATGTGCTAATTTGGCAAGGCTCTCACCAAAACTGCTTGACGTCTCTCCACAGCCTAGGAAGAAATTGTCCAAGCCCAAGGAAGTCGGACTATTTGAAATGGTTAACAAACTATCAGGTCATCCCAACATCTTGAAACTGTACAACTGGTTCGATAGACCTGCGTCTTATGTAATGGCAATGGAGCGCCCCAACCCCTGCAAGGATCTGTTCACATACTGCCAGGATCAGGGGGGCGTCCTGGATGAGGACGAGGCGCGCAATGTTACCAGTCAGCTGCTGGGCGCGCTGCAGCACTGTGAAGACCAAGGAGTGGTGCACCGGGACGTGAAGCCCGAGAACATCTTGATCCAGACGGACACCAAGGAAATCAAACTGATCGACTTCGGGTGTGGAGACCCGCTGAAGAACACCGCCTACACTGACTTCTCTG GGACCCCCGAATACTTGCCAATTGAGTGGTTCCAGAAAGAGAAGTTCCTTGCAGGCCCTGGGACTGTGTGGTCAGTGGGCGTAACCCTGTATAACCTCGTTTGCGGCGGCGATCCCTTCACTTCTTACACCAGCAAGGGAATGCGACATGTGGAGATCAGTGCCGGGCTGTCACCAG AAATCAAGGACTTCATTTGCTGTTGCCTGAGGCCCCAGGCAAGAGACCGACCCACCCTGGAGCAGCTGCAACTCCACCCCTGGATCCTGAAACACTTCTAA